The Deltaproteobacteria bacterium sequence ATTCTCGCTCCTTGTCGTTTCACGTTCCAGCATCTCGGCCCGACCCAAGAAAAATCCCGGCCGAACTTGGAGTTGGAACCGCATTGAACTCAATCCATACCCGAGAGCCGACCGAAAGCAAAGACCGGGCTAGTGCTTGTCCCCCGACCCCCAGATCCGATCCAGGGTCTGGTCGCGTCCCGATCCGGCCCGGTACATTCGATAGCGCAGGGGATTTCTCTCTGCGTAGCCCTGGTGGTAGTCCTCGGCCGGGTAGAAGGTCCCGGCCCGAGTCACCTCCACCCGCACCGGACGGCCGAGTTCGACCTCGATTCGTCCGACCGCGTCCAGTGCCAGATCGCGCTGCTCCTCGGTCGTCCAGAATATCCCAGGCCGGTACTGTGGGCCCCGAT is a genomic window containing:
- a CDS encoding peptide-methionine (S)-S-oxide reductase — translated: RGPQYRPGIFWTTEEQRDLALDAVGRIEVELGRPVRVEVTRAGTFYPAEDYHQGYAERNPLRYRMYRAGSGRDQTLDRIWGSGDKH